In Nymphaea colorata isolate Beijing-Zhang1983 chromosome 13, ASM883128v2, whole genome shotgun sequence, one DNA window encodes the following:
- the LOC116266698 gene encoding uncharacterized protein LOC116266698, which produces MIEKQSSKLVHNNRLRLKASVDVVRWLTFQACTFRGHDESSSSMNQGNFIEFIKLSIQDLRGQGYDGASNMRASKEVGHVHKFFEQGLNQIRSLQRPGDTRWRSHFVSAYMDVQYFVRGSRFHRECNFITVRHHYHVDIFIAAIDSQLVELNSRFNENSLEILCLISTFDPRDQYESFNAQDAYTLAEKFYPEDFLYSDLMSLNYQLKNYKNNICHHPSFQNLGTLSDVCQTMVHSRKSERYPYVYRLLSLILTLPVSTATTERAFSAMKLIKTRLRNKIEDEFFADCLYAIELFACKSVASLVALWKC; this is translated from the exons atgattgaaaagcaaagttcaaaGCTTGTTCACAACAACCGCTTGAGATTGAAGGCATCTGTAGACGTAGTTCGTTGGTTAACATTTCAAGCTTGTACTTTTAGAGGCcatgatgaaagttcaagttcaatgAATCAAGGtaactttattgagttcattaaa CTTAGCATTCAAGATCTACGGGGTCAAGGATATGATGGTGCTAGTAATATGCGAG cttcaaaagaagttggccatgttcataaattttttgaaca AGGACTTAATCAAATTAGATCACTACAACGGCCTGGTGATACTAGATGGagatctcattttgtgtctgcGT ATATGGATGTTCAATATTTTGTCAGAGGATCACGTTTTCATCGTGAATGTAATTTCATTACAGTgagacatcattatcatgtcGATATTTTTATTGCTGCCATTGATTCTCAACTGGTAGAGTTGAATAGTAGATTTAATGAAAATTCTTTGGAAATACTATGTTTGATATCGACATTCGACCCTAGAGATCAATATGAGTCATTTAATGCACAAGATGCATACACTCTTGCAGAGAAGTTTTATCCTGAAGATTTTCTATACTCAGATCTTATGAGTTTAAATTATCAGTTGAAGAAttataagaataatatttgtcatcatccaagttttcaaaatttgggtacacTATCAGATGTATGTCAAACAATGGTACATAGTAGAAAAAGTGAAAGATATCCTTATGTATACAGGTTGCTTAGTCTCATTCTAACGCTTCCTGTGTCCACTGCAACCACAGAAAGGGCATTCTCTGCTATGAAGCTTATTAAAACAAGATTGCGTAACAAAATAGAGGATGAATTCTTTGCTGATT GTTTATATGCAATTGAATTGTTTGCATGTAAAAGTGTTGCTTCTCTAGTTGCTTTATGGAAATGTTAA